GAACAGGTCGGAATATAACGACAACGGGGTCCAAGAAGCGGACTAATCGCAATTTGATACAGTCGAATCAACCAACGTAGAAAACGAACCATTGGCTATCTCTTAATTCTGCGAGTTTGTGCCAACTTTAGAATGTTTTTTTGCTAAGCGCTGTAATTTTTGCCAAGCAAAATCTAATTGTTGATATAGCTCAGCATTGGTAATCGCTTCTATACCAACTTTCGGCATTACTACAATATCTATGTCTGATCCAAAATTCGGTTGGTGTAGACGAAAGCTCTCACGAGCAAGACGTTTTA
This region of Acinetobacter sp. XS-4 genomic DNA includes:
- the rnpA gene encoding ribonuclease P protein component translates to MTLYNFSTDVRIRCAADYKSVFDGALFKVHQPHFLFLAKLTEQPNSRLGIVVAKKKVRRAHERNRIKRLARESFRLHQPNFGSDIDIVVMPKVGIEAITNAELYQQLDFAWQKLQRLAKKHSKVGTNSQN